The following proteins are encoded in a genomic region of Tuberibacillus sp. Marseille-P3662:
- a CDS encoding DUF819 family protein, giving the protein MIQDGFLYLGVMIGLAGLIAYIEKSSASRFFNVVPGIILIYLVGAFLKTTGILGSSDAIDSAYSNVRGALLPTLILLMLLNCDLRKLIKLGPKMLLGYFTAVVSIILGFVITFLIFKGLYVSDTWQALGALAGSWTGGSANMVIIQGILDVPENIFGYALIMDTINYSTWVMAMFWLVPFAAIFNRWAKANTSHLDEVSSELIAEHEEKQDQSVSFVHIIGLFAIGLFTAAVATKVGSLLPEFGTIVSTTTWTIFIVSIIGILLAMTKVSKIPGSMDVANVLLYVVIALIASRADFSDLLQAPIYIVSGFMILLVHAVIMALVAKLFKLDLFTLGVSSLANIGGMASAPLLAGAYNRALIPIGVLMALAGSFMGTYFGLITAKILSVL; this is encoded by the coding sequence ATGATACAAGATGGTTTTTTATACCTTGGCGTTATGATTGGATTAGCTGGACTTATCGCCTATATCGAAAAAAGTTCAGCAAGCCGGTTTTTCAATGTTGTTCCTGGTATTATCCTTATTTATTTGGTTGGCGCCTTTCTGAAAACAACCGGAATTCTCGGTTCTTCAGATGCCATTGACTCAGCCTATAGCAATGTTCGCGGCGCATTACTGCCAACCCTCATTTTATTAATGTTATTGAACTGTGATCTGAGGAAATTGATCAAGTTAGGCCCGAAAATGCTGCTGGGGTATTTTACAGCTGTTGTCAGTATTATCTTAGGATTTGTCATCACTTTTCTTATCTTTAAAGGGCTATACGTATCTGATACGTGGCAGGCGCTTGGGGCGCTAGCGGGAAGCTGGACAGGTGGCTCAGCCAATATGGTCATCATTCAAGGTATTCTCGATGTTCCGGAAAATATTTTTGGTTATGCCCTTATTATGGATACCATCAATTATTCGACATGGGTAATGGCTATGTTTTGGCTGGTTCCTTTTGCAGCGATTTTTAATCGCTGGGCGAAGGCGAATACATCGCACTTAGATGAAGTGAGTTCTGAACTCATCGCTGAACACGAAGAAAAGCAGGACCAATCGGTGTCCTTTGTTCATATCATTGGTTTGTTTGCGATCGGTCTGTTCACGGCTGCAGTTGCGACAAAAGTAGGCAGTCTGTTACCGGAGTTTGGAACGATTGTGAGTACGACGACGTGGACCATTTTTATTGTATCTATTATTGGTATTTTACTAGCGATGACAAAGGTTTCGAAGATCCCAGGTTCGATGGATGTGGCCAATGTTTTGCTTTATGTCGTCATAGCGCTGATCGCCTCGCGTGCCGATTTCTCTGATCTGTTACAGGCACCGATCTATATTGTTTCTGGTTTCATGATCCTTCTTGTGCACGCTGTGATCATGGCGTTGGTGGCTAAGTTGTTCAAACTCGACTTGTTCACACTAGGTGTCTCAAGCTTAGCCAATATCGGTGGTATGGCGTCAGCGCCGCTTTTAGCAGGGGCGTACAATCGGGCTCTCATTCCCATCGGTGTATTAATGGCACTTGCGGGATCATTTATGGGAACTTACTTCGGATTAATAACGGCCAAGA